The DNA sequence TCAGGTCGATACCCATCTGATGCACGATGAGCACTTCGATGCCCAGAAGCTGAAAGAGACTGAGGTGAGCCTGGCCTGGCATCACAGCCACTTCTCCACCGTGCGCCTGCAATATACCAATCAGCAAGGCACTAACTTTGACGGCATCACAGATGATAATGTCATTACTCTTCAATATGTTATGACTCTGGGGGCTCACGGTGCGCATCAATTCTAACTACTTAAAAGCTGGCGTTGCGGCGCTAGCGCTGAGCTTTGCCTGTGGTGCACAGGCGAAATTGAATATCTTCGCCTGCGAGCCTGAATATGCCGCCTTGGCCAAGGAGCTGGCACCGGATGCCAAGATCTATGCCGCGACCACGGCGATGCAAGACCCGCATCAGGTGCAGGCCAGACCCAGCCTGATCGCCAAGATGCGCCAGGCAGATCTGGCGGTCTGCGCCGGCGCCGATCTCGAGGTGGGCTGGCTGCCCATGTTGCAGATGAAGTCGGCCAACGCCCAGGTGCGCTCGACTGATAAGGGGCTATTCTATGCCGCCGAGCATACTCAGACCTTGGATAAGCTGGCTCAGGTGGATCGCAGCATGGGCGATGTCCATGCCCAGGGCAATCCGCACCTGCACTTCGACCCAGAGCGTCTGCTGGAGGTGGCTAAGGCGCTGTCGGCCAAGATGGTGTCGTTGGATCCAGATAATCGCGCGGCCTACGAATCAGCCCTGGCCGATTTCAGCCAGCGTTGGCAGGCGGCGATAGCTGGTTGGCAGTCACAGGCGGCGCCGCTTAAGGGCAAGAAGGTGATCGCCTATCACACCAGCTTCCGCTACCTGTTTAACTGGTTGGGCATGGAGCAGGTGGGGGATCTCGAGCCTAAGCCTGGCCTGCCGCCAAGCACGGGGCACCTGGCCAGCCTGCAGGGGCGCGCCGGCCAGGGCGATGTGATGGCGATTATTGTCGCCTCCTATCAGGATGAGCGCGGCGCCAACTGGCTCGGTGAGCGCACCGGCTTGCCCGTGGTGAATCTGCCCATGTCGGTCGGTGGTAACGATGATGCCCAAAACCTCTTTGGCCTGTACGACAGCGTTATCCACTTGTTGCTGGGCGTGAATCGCTAGCCTGGTTTAGATCCGGCGCCCTCTTTGGGGGCGCCGTTGTTCGCTTTTTGGTACTCAACTATGTTTGATCTCGATCTCTTATCAATTCTACTCCCTGCCTTCGCCGCGGGGATCCTGGTGCTCTCGACCCATGTCTTGCTCGGGAGTCAGGTGCTCAAGCGGGGCATCATCTTCATCGACCTGGCGATCGCCCAAGTGGCGGCGCTGGGGGCGATTATTGCCCACACTAACCATGAGCTGGAGCACCTCCCCTACGCCACGGTCTGGATGCCGGCCCTGTTTGCGTTGCTGGGGGCCGGGTTTATCGCCTGGCTGGCCAAGCGGATGGCCGATGAGCTGGAGGCGATCATCGGTTGCTTCTATGTGTTGTCGGCGGTGGCGGCCATGCTCTTGCTGTCAAACGATCCCCATGGCGCAGAGATGCTTAAGCAGTTGATGTCTGGGCAGATCCTCTGGGTGAACTGGTCACAGTTAGTCTTACCGGCTGTGGTGTCTGGCCTGGTGCTGGCGATCATCGCCCTGCGCCCCACCATACTCAACGGCGCCGGTTTCTATCTGCTGTTTGCCTTAGTGATCACCCTGTCGGTGGAGCTGGTGGGCGTCTATCTGGTGTTCAGCTCGCTGATCCTGCCGGCGCTGGCGGTCAACAAGCTGCGAGGCAAGGGTAAGTGGCCGTTGGCTTACCTGGTGGGCCTGCTGGGCTATGGCATAGGCCTGCTGCTATCGGCTAGCTTCGATCTGCCTAGTGGCGCCGCGATTGTGGCGACCCTGGCGGTCAGCACGATAGCGTTTCGTCTGCTGCAGCCCAGACTACTCAGAGAAAGTTCGATTACAAAGGTCGAGGCTAACTAGAAAAGCCGATAAAAACGACGCACTTGTGAGTTGAGCGGGTAGGGGGCAACAGGCACCCGCCCGCTTTTTTCTTAGCAGCATTTGATTGCGGTGATGTTTTTCTACTGTTAATTCCATGACTTATATCGTTAACACTTGCCCTGTATCCTGTAAGGCCGATAGGGGGTTAAGACGACAGGTGTAAGTCAAAAAGCCTGCTGCTATAATGTCGCCACTGAAATCACAGGAGTAAGTTGTGCTGTTAATCTTCAGATCTCTGATCTTAGCCATCATGTTGTTGTTGGCCTTTGTCTTCGGTGGCCTTTATTGTCTGCTGCGCCCCCGTCATAGAGACAATGTGCATCTGTTTGCTAAGATTTTTTCCTGGGCCGCGCCAGTATTGGGGGTCAAGGTGGTGGTGCGCAAGCCAAAGGTGGAGCGCAGCGAGCCCTGTATCTTCCTGGCCAACCATCAGAACAATTTCGACATGTTCACCCATACGGCCGCCGTGCCAAAGGGCACAGTTAGCCTGGGCAAGAAGAGCCTGGCTTGGATCCCTTTCTTCGGCCAGATCTACTGGCTGTCGGGTAACATACTGATCGACCGTAAAAACCGTAACCGCGCCTTCGAGACCATGGCGCAGACCGCGAAGAAGATTAAAGATAAGTGCCTCTCTATCTGGATCTTCCCAGAGGGCACACGCTCACGGGGCAAGGGGCTGCTACCCTTCAAGGCCGGCGCCTTTCATACCGCCATAGAGGCGGGTGTCGCCATGGTGCCTGTGCTGGCCTCGAATCAGGAACATATTAAGCTCAACCGCTGGAACAACGGCGTGGTGATCATCGAGGTGATGGATCCCATAGAGACCAAGGGTCTGGCTAAGTCTCAGGTAAAAGAGCTTTCTACCCGGATTCATGCCATGATGGCGGAAAAACTGGCCCAGCTTAATCAGGAAGCCAGCGCCCTGATGGCCAAGAAAGCAATTAATTAAGAACATTTTTATTCGGAGAGATCCATGTCTACAGAACGTCAGCTGCAGGAACAGAAACAGGAAAACCAGGAGATCGTGGATGCGATTCTTGCCGATGGTTCTGAGCCTGATGCCGAATACACCATAGAGCACCACTTCTCGGCCTCTAACTTCGACCGTCTGGAGAAGGCGGCTGTGGAAGCCTTTAAGTTGGGCTTCGAGGTAAACGATGCCGAAGAGATGGAGCTGGAAGACGGCTCAGTGCTCTTTTGTTTCGACGCCATCGCCTACCACAAACTCGACGTGGCCTTGCTGGACAAGGCCTGTGAAGATCTGATCCAGCTGGCGGCTAAGCTCAAGGTAGATTATGACGGTTGGGGCACCTATTTCATCGGCGACGAGATGGAAGATGATGACGAGGAGTATGAAGAGGAAGACTCTCGTTTCCATTAATCTTCGCGTATCTCGCATCGAGCAAAAAGCCCATCATAGATGGGCTTTTTCGTATCTGTCACGGCTTGGGTTTGACCCTATTCGGCTTCATCGGGATTGAAGATGACGCAGCAGTTACGCCCCTTCTGCTTGGCCTGATAGAGGGCGCTGTCGGCTTGGCCTAGCCACTGGGCGCTGTTGCTCAGGTGCTCGTCTATGCCGCAGATGCCGATACTCACCGTCACCTTGAGGATGGCGCTCTCAAACCTCAGCTCTGAGGCCTCGATCTTCTCCCGCAGGCGATCGGCAAAATGCAGTGCAGCCTCGGCATTGGTGTTTGACAGCACCACGGAGAACTCCTCACCGCCGTAGCGGCCGGCGCAGTCTGTGTCCCGAAGGGACTGACGCAGGATATGGGAGACATGCTGGATCACCCTGTCACCGGCGATATGGCCGTAGGTGTCGTTGATCCGTTTGAAATGGTCTATGTCGAACATCACCAGTGTGGTGGGCTCGCCGTAGCGGGCATGGCGGTCGAACTCTTTCTGCATGCACAGCTGCCAGTGACGGCGGTTGTGCAGCTGGGTCAGGCCATCCGTCTGGCTCAGATGCTCCAGGCGCTCGTTGGCGGCCTTGAGCTGTAGCTTGTTGATCGCCACATCGGTAACGTCATAGATGATCATGCTGATATGGGTGATCTGGCCCGTGAGGGAGGAGAGGGGCAGCAGGGTCACATTCTGGTACATGAAGTCGGCGCGGCCCGTGATGGGGCGATAGTTGCCAAACTTAAACACATAGGGACGTTGCTCCCAGCTGATGAAGGCGCGGTTCTTGAGCAGAAACACAGACTCCATCTTCTGCTTCAGCCAGTTTGCCGGCAGGTAGTCGAATTGATCGAATATATTTTTGCCCTTGATGGAGTTGGGTGAGATGCCGCTATGGTTCTCCATGAAGCCGTTCCAGAGCTGGATGTTGTAGTCGCGATCCAACACGACCAGGCCCACCTCTATGGTCTGCACCATATCGATTAGCCAGTGGAGTTCGTTCATCGCGCTTTGGTCATATGGCATATCTTGGTCCAACTTAATCCAGCAGGTAGCCCAGCTTATAGTTAAGCGTCGGCAAAGAGTCTTCGGTAAACAACAAGAGGAGATCGCATTGAATATCATGGCCTTCGATGCGGTAGTTGATCTCCATCGCCAGAGTGCGGGACCATTTCTCCGAGTTGTCGTGAATCAGGTCGTTTACCGTGCAGTGACGCCCCAGCACCACGGGATGGCTCTGGCTGAACTTCATGTGCAGCTGCTCCGAGATACCGCTGAGGAAGGCGCCGATAAGCACGTTGCCCGTATCTATCATCACCTCTATCTCTGTGTTGGCATCCTCGGGATTTGCCAGCCCCATCAGCTTGGCCATGTCCTGAAAGGAGGAGTCGTGAAACAGCAGTAGCGCCTCGCCAGCTACCCCTGCGCCGATAAAACCCTGGCACAGGGCCGATACCGTGCTGTAGCGCTCGGTGGCCTTGAGGGTCATGGTAAGTTCGCTGACTTCCAGCACGTTGACGTTAGGGATTGGCAGCAGCACGAAGACATCCAGCAGCTTGGCCAGCAGATCGGCGGCGCGGCCCATGGCCACGTTGGCGACTTCCTGGCAGGCGTCGCGCAGATCCACCTCTATCATGGGGTTGTCGTTGTCTTGCTCCCCTAGGGCTATGGTGAGTATGCCGTACTCCTGGAGTATGTTACTGATGGCATCGGCGCTTACCGGCTTCTGAATAAAGTCCAGGGCGCCTAGGGCCTTCACCTTCTCGTGGGCCTTGATCTGAATGTCACCGGAGACCACGATCACTAGGGCGGGCAGATCTTCCTTCTGAATCGTCTCCAGTACCTCGTAACCATCCATGACAGGCATGTTGAGATCGAGAAAGACCACTTCGCCCTTGCCGGCCCTGATCGCCTCGATACCTTCGGCACCATTGTTGGCAAAGGTGATCTCGACATCCCACTCCTTGGGCAGGGTCCTGGCCATCTGCTTGCGAGCGAGTGCGGAGTCATCGCATATGAGTACGGGAATCGACATCTAGTTATAACATCCTAATCTGCCTTCATTATTAGAAGATAACACCAAATCACTTGCTTGGTGGCTAAAAGCTTCGTCCTGAGGCAGTTTTCATCGGTTTTGTCTGTGGTAATGACAGGGTTTAATGGGACTTGCAGTTGGTCTCTTTGCCGGGGGCATCTACCCCAATCCCAGGCATCCAGGCCGGGTCGCCGGGTATGTCGGCGCAGGTATATGACAAGCTTTGCCCAAAGGTTATTATCTATCAGCTTGATTAACAACCGTAAACTCTTAAGTGGCAATATTTTGACGCCAGTCAAAAAACGGACTTATGTTATATCTTTTAGGGATATTTGCCAAATGTGTTACATTTCTTCTGGACTGACCAGTAGCAGAGTTTAACTGCAGCGATTGAGGAGTAAAGGAATGCAACATCCCCACGTCACCCTGACCATAGCCGAGGGCATCGCCTGGGTAGAACTGTCACGGCCGGAAAAGTACAACGCCCTCAACTATGCGCTGTTCGACTCTATCGTGAAGGTGCAGAAGGTTATCGCCGGGCGCAGAGACGTGCGGGCGGTGATCCTCAGTGGCAGTGGCGGTAACTTCTGCTCCGGGCTGGATGTGGCCAGCGTGATGAAGTCACCCATGCAGGCGTTTAAGTTGCTGTTTAAATGGCTGCCGGGCAATGCCAACCTGGCGCAACGGGTCTCCATCGGCTGGCGCCGCCTGCCCGTGCCAGTGATCTGCGTGCTCGAGGGGATCTGCTATGGCGGCGGCACTCAGATAGCCTTGGGGGCCGACATGCGTATCGCCGCGCCAGACTGCCGTCTCTCTATCATGGAGGCCAAGTGGGGCCTGGTGCCCGACATGGCCGGCCTGGTCGGCCTGCGGGAGCTGGTAGGTAAGGATGTGGCTATGCAGCTCACCATGACCGCCGAGGTGATCGATGCCGAGCAGGCCAAGGATTATGGCCTGGTGACCCAGGTGAGTGAGGCGCCGCGCGAGGCCGCCGAGGCACTGGCCTTGCGGCTGGCGAAAACCTCCCCCGATGCTAACGCCGCGATCAAGTTCAGCATTAACAAGAGTTGGCGCGCCGGTGAGCGCAGCCTGCTGGCGCGGGAATCTCTGAGTCAGGTACGCCTGTTGCTGGGTAAGAACCGGGTGATAGCCGCCCTGCGTCAGACCAAAGATCCCGAGCGGCGCTACCGGCCGCGTCAGCCCTGGTGGCGCTAACCAGAACCCTTATCGCTAAGGTCGGCGACATTGGTATGTCGCCGCTAAGCGAATGAGTCATAAGTAATTTTCAATGTGATCTGCTTCACACTCCGCTTCCCCAGGCGCGACTAAGTCCCCGAGGCCCGCTAGTATCCCGCTGCCAAATTTTTGATTAAGGAAAGCATGATAATGCGACAAGGGTTCGAACGATTTCTCTGGAGTAGCCGCCTCTCTGTGATGATTGGGGTGTTTGCCTGTGTGCTGGCGGCCTTTGTGGTGTTTGTCATGGGGGTGAAGGACGTGGTCCACATGGTCGCCCTGCTGTGGGACTATGTGCTGACCGGCAGCTACGAGGTGCGCAACGATCTTGTGATGGTGGTGGTCGAGATCTTAGATACCTTCCTGCTGGGATCTGTACTGCTCATCTTCGCCTTCGGTCTGTATGAGCTGTTTATCAGTAACCTGCAGGCGGCGGAAGACAGTGTCGCCGGCGGCAAGATATTGGTGATCAGCAGCATAGACTCGCTCAAGAGCAAGCTGGGTAAAGTGATCCTTATGATGTTGATCATCAAGGTGTTCTCTTACTTTACCGAGATGAAGCCCACCTCAATGCTAGAGCTGCTCTACATGGGCGTCATCGTCGTGCTGATCGCCCTGGCTTTGATGTTGAGTAAAGATAAGAAGTAAAAGGCAAGAAGTAAAAGACAAGAAGTAAGGGGCTAGATACCCAAGCTTTATGGATAGGCCCGCAGGATACGCTGGGCGAAGCCCTGTACCAGGGTCAGGACATCCTGCCAGGCGCTGGGCTGATCCAAGTTTAACGCCAATTGCTGCTGCTCATACCGCAGCGGCTCCCCCATGGGGGAGAGGGCCTTGCGGGCCTTTTGGGTCGCCAGGGAGGCGGGCAGTCCGTCCGGCGATTGAATGTCCAATACCGGCAGCTCGAGCTTAGCCAGCTTGCCCGGCAGATCCCGATTCTCCTCATCCTGTTCAAGATAAGGGTTGATCACTACCAGTAGATCTGGGCTGGGCAGCGCCGAAGTCGTCAGCATCTCGATCACCAGGCCGGCGCTCTGGCCGGTAACTATCAGTATGCGTTTACCCGGATAACTCTTGCCGAGAGAGTCGAGCTGACCCAGGGTCTGACTCATCACAGTCTTCTGTTGCTCCCGCAGCGCCGCCCAATCCTCCTGGCTGTATTTAGGCAGACTCTGATTACTCTTCTGGCTAAGCTGCTGCTCGCCCGGCTTAGGGATCTCTCCTGCGTCGGTAATATGATTAGGCTGAGCAGCGCCCTGGGGCGCGCCTATGCTGAGGGTCGCCCAGCCCTTGGGCGTCAGCTCGCGCCTGAGAAAGGCTAGCAGTCCCTCTGGGTCGGCGTCCTCGCCTAAATCTCCTAATAAGACTGCCGCACCATATTGATTTCGCCCCTGCCAGGGACGCACCAATACAGCTTGCTCAGCATCGCCCAGGGTGATCTTTGCCACCTCGGCAGGCGGCAGGTAATCATAATCCGGTGTGGTACTGCGCTGGGCTATGGCCATAGCGGGAATTAGGGCCTGGCTCATCAGAGCGAGTAGGGCAAGGCTAAGCTGTGTGGAGCGTAGAATCATCGGCATCTAAGTCATTGGGTGTTTACTTTGGCTATGGCGTCAGTATAAGCCTAAGTGCTTGCCATTGGCGATAAAATGCAGAAGAAGCTGGCACCGACTAGAGGTCGGTGCCAGTGGAAGAGGTGTAGCGCTAAGGGCAGATTAGGCGTGGCTGACTAGCACCAGACGCACGGCGTCCAGTTGCAGCTGACAGGCATCTAAGTAGTTGCCCAGCTCGACCATCTGATTTCTCAGGTGCTCCAACTCCTCGTCACGAATGTTGGGGTTGACCGCCTTGAGGGCCTCCAGACGTTCCAGTTCTGCGGTGAGCTGCTGGGTCATCTTGTTGCTGGCCTCTTCGGTCAGCTGCTTCATCGCCGCCTGGGCAAACTCCTCACCCTTGGCAAACAGCGGATGCAGCAGGGTCTGCGAGGCGTTCACCAGCTTGCTGGCGATATGGCGGTTGACCGCGCTTAGCTGCTTGTCGAAGCTCTCGTAGCTGACATTCTGCGACAGGTTGTTGCCATTCTTGTCCAGCAGCACGCGTACCGGGGTCGGCGGCATGTAGCGGTAGAGCTGGCTCGAACGCGGCGCCGAGGCATCGGCCATATAGATCAGCTCCAAGAAGATGGTGCCCGCAGGTAGTGCCTTGTTCTTGAGCACGGCGACGCTGGTGGTGCCTGTCTCAGAAGAGGTGATCAGATCCAGCCCTGTCTGTACCAGCGGGTGCTCCTGGGTGATCAGGGCGATATCGTCGCGGGACAGCGCCATCTCACGGTCGAAGGTGACGGTAATGCCATCTTCCGGCAAACCAGGGTAGGTCGGGAACATCATGTGTTCGCTCGGATGCAGCACGATGGCGTTCTCGCCGCTGTCTTCCTGCTCGACGCCTATGATATCCCACAGGCGGATCACAGAGCCGATCAGCTGGGTGTCCTGGTCGCGGGCTGCCAGATTCTCCACCAACTTTTGCGCCTTGTCGCCGCCATGGGAGTTGATCTCCAGCAGCTTGTCGCGGCCCTGTTCCATCGCCTTCTTCAGCGCCTTGTAACGGCTCTGGGTGTGGTTGAGCAGTTGGGTGAACTTGTCTTCGTCGCGGTAGACCAGCTGGGTCAGCAGCTCTTCGGAAAACTCGTTAAACAGAATATGGCCGGTAGGGCAGGTCTGTTCGAAGGCATTCAGTCCCTTGTGGTACCAGTTCATCAGGTTTTCCTGGGCCGTGTTGGCCAGGTAAGGCAGATGGATCTCGACATCGTTGGCCTGACCGATACGGTCCAGACGGCCGATGCGCTGCTCCAGCAGATCCGGATTCAGCGGCAGGTCGAACAGCACCAAATGGCTGGCAAACTGGAAGTTACGACCTTCCGAGCCGATCTCACTACAGATCAGCGCCTGGGCTCCGCCGCTTTCCTGGGCAAAGTAGGCGCCCGCCTTGTCGCGCTCTATGATAGACATGCCTTCGTGGAAGACGGTGGCCTG is a window from the Shewanella loihica PV-4 genome containing:
- a CDS encoding 1-acylglycerol-3-phosphate O-acyltransferase yields the protein MLLIFRSLILAIMLLLAFVFGGLYCLLRPRHRDNVHLFAKIFSWAAPVLGVKVVVRKPKVERSEPCIFLANHQNNFDMFTHTAAVPKGTVSLGKKSLAWIPFFGQIYWLSGNILIDRKNRNRAFETMAQTAKKIKDKCLSIWIFPEGTRSRGKGLLPFKAGAFHTAIEAGVAMVPVLASNQEHIKLNRWNNGVVIIEVMDPIETKGLAKSQVKELSTRIHAMMAEKLAQLNQEASALMAKKAIN
- a CDS encoding metal ABC transporter solute-binding protein, Zn/Mn family, producing MRINSNYLKAGVAALALSFACGAQAKLNIFACEPEYAALAKELAPDAKIYAATTAMQDPHQVQARPSLIAKMRQADLAVCAGADLEVGWLPMLQMKSANAQVRSTDKGLFYAAEHTQTLDKLAQVDRSMGDVHAQGNPHLHFDPERLLEVAKALSAKMVSLDPDNRAAYESALADFSQRWQAAIAGWQSQAAPLKGKKVIAYHTSFRYLFNWLGMEQVGDLEPKPGLPPSTGHLASLQGRAGQGDVMAIIVASYQDERGANWLGERTGLPVVNLPMSVGGNDDAQNLFGLYDSVIHLLLGVNR
- a CDS encoding DUF3530 family protein, which encodes MPMILRSTQLSLALLALMSQALIPAMAIAQRSTTPDYDYLPPAEVAKITLGDAEQAVLVRPWQGRNQYGAAVLLGDLGEDADPEGLLAFLRRELTPKGWATLSIGAPQGAAQPNHITDAGEIPKPGEQQLSQKSNQSLPKYSQEDWAALREQQKTVMSQTLGQLDSLGKSYPGKRILIVTGQSAGLVIEMLTTSALPSPDLLVVINPYLEQDEENRDLPGKLAKLELPVLDIQSPDGLPASLATQKARKALSPMGEPLRYEQQQLALNLDQPSAWQDVLTLVQGFAQRILRAYP
- a CDS encoding metal ABC transporter permease; translated protein: MFDLDLLSILLPAFAAGILVLSTHVLLGSQVLKRGIIFIDLAIAQVAALGAIIAHTNHELEHLPYATVWMPALFALLGAGFIAWLAKRMADELEAIIGCFYVLSAVAAMLLLSNDPHGAEMLKQLMSGQILWVNWSQLVLPAVVSGLVLAIIALRPTILNGAGFYLLFALVITLSVELVGVYLVFSSLILPALAVNKLRGKGKWPLAYLVGLLGYGIGLLLSASFDLPSGAAIVATLAVSTIAFRLLQPRLLRESSITKVEAN
- a CDS encoding response regulator, which codes for MSIPVLICDDSALARKQMARTLPKEWDVEITFANNGAEGIEAIRAGKGEVVFLDLNMPVMDGYEVLETIQKEDLPALVIVVSGDIQIKAHEKVKALGALDFIQKPVSADAISNILQEYGILTIALGEQDNDNPMIEVDLRDACQEVANVAMGRAADLLAKLLDVFVLLPIPNVNVLEVSELTMTLKATERYSTVSALCQGFIGAGVAGEALLLFHDSSFQDMAKLMGLANPEDANTEIEVMIDTGNVLIGAFLSGISEQLHMKFSQSHPVVLGRHCTVNDLIHDNSEKWSRTLAMEINYRIEGHDIQCDLLLLFTEDSLPTLNYKLGYLLD
- a CDS encoding GGDEF domain-containing protein; this encodes MPYDQSAMNELHWLIDMVQTIEVGLVVLDRDYNIQLWNGFMENHSGISPNSIKGKNIFDQFDYLPANWLKQKMESVFLLKNRAFISWEQRPYVFKFGNYRPITGRADFMYQNVTLLPLSSLTGQITHISMIIYDVTDVAINKLQLKAANERLEHLSQTDGLTQLHNRRHWQLCMQKEFDRHARYGEPTTLVMFDIDHFKRINDTYGHIAGDRVIQHVSHILRQSLRDTDCAGRYGGEEFSVVLSNTNAEAALHFADRLREKIEASELRFESAILKVTVSIGICGIDEHLSNSAQWLGQADSALYQAKQKGRNCCVIFNPDEAE
- the rraB gene encoding ribonuclease E inhibitor RraB — translated: MSTERQLQEQKQENQEIVDAILADGSEPDAEYTIEHHFSASNFDRLEKAAVEAFKLGFEVNDAEEMELEDGSVLFCFDAIAYHKLDVALLDKACEDLIQLAAKLKVDYDGWGTYFIGDEMEDDDEEYEEEDSRFH
- a CDS encoding YqhA family protein gives rise to the protein MRQGFERFLWSSRLSVMIGVFACVLAAFVVFVMGVKDVVHMVALLWDYVLTGSYEVRNDLVMVVVEILDTFLLGSVLLIFAFGLYELFISNLQAAEDSVAGGKILVISSIDSLKSKLGKVILMMLIIKVFSYFTEMKPTSMLELLYMGVIVVLIALALMLSKDKK
- a CDS encoding crotonase/enoyl-CoA hydratase family protein, with the protein product MQHPHVTLTIAEGIAWVELSRPEKYNALNYALFDSIVKVQKVIAGRRDVRAVILSGSGGNFCSGLDVASVMKSPMQAFKLLFKWLPGNANLAQRVSIGWRRLPVPVICVLEGICYGGGTQIALGADMRIAAPDCRLSIMEAKWGLVPDMAGLVGLRELVGKDVAMQLTMTAEVIDAEQAKDYGLVTQVSEAPREAAEALALRLAKTSPDANAAIKFSINKSWRAGERSLLARESLSQVRLLLGKNRVIAALRQTKDPERRYRPRQPWWR